A genomic window from Sporosarcina sp. Marseille-Q4063 includes:
- a CDS encoding YheE family protein — MLQHFSYKPMFENTQLPGWTFSFFFKSVRYTGEYLPDGTIKWLGETPPEEENIKKMIHELMTFHVYD; from the coding sequence ATGCTACAACATTTTAGCTATAAACCAATGTTCGAAAACACACAACTACCAGGTTGGACATTCTCCTTTTTCTTTAAGAGCGTCAGGTATACCGGCGAATACTTACCGGACGGCACCATTAAATGGCTCGGTGAAACACCACCTGAAGAAGAAAACATTAAGAAAATGATTCACGAATTAATGACTTTTCATGTGTATGACTAA
- a CDS encoding coproporphyrinogen III oxidase, whose protein sequence is MQKIKIENTFAQDWIRMFAHLANLFFEQCEIITEDAENASKVDFIFKELEGNKLSAKAILNYEGKQYEATFSEIEEVGDAKVKSRQLKRIYSHVFLEVLEQATEMKQSWGILTGIRPMKLYHKYRREGLDSEEAVEKIMKNYRVSREKGELLAKIAAIQLRSVPDLYDLKDEVSIYIGIPFCPTKCAYCTFPAYAIRRKSGRVESFLDGLHEEIREMGRWLTEKDMKITTIYFGGGTPTSIEAEEMDELYKTMYESFPNMEAVREITVEAGRPDTITPAKIDVLKKWGIDRISVNPQSYTDETLKAIGRHHTVQETVDKFWLSRNMGMKNINMDLIIGLPNEGMAEFEHSLAETEKMQPESLTIHTLSFKRASEMSQNRNKYKVADRKTVEQMMKLGEEWNEKNGYDPYYLYRQKNILGNLENVGYAKPGEESIYNIVIMEEVQTIIGVGCGASSKFIDRNTGRIKQFYNPKDPAAYILTYEESIEKKLAFLDGIFPETVKK, encoded by the coding sequence ATGCAAAAAATTAAAATTGAAAATACATTTGCACAAGACTGGATTCGTATGTTTGCGCATCTGGCGAATCTTTTCTTTGAACAATGCGAAATTATTACTGAGGATGCAGAAAATGCGAGTAAGGTGGATTTTATCTTCAAGGAACTTGAAGGAAATAAACTTTCTGCAAAAGCGATTTTGAATTATGAAGGAAAACAATATGAAGCAACGTTTTCGGAAATTGAGGAAGTTGGTGATGCGAAAGTTAAATCTCGTCAATTAAAGAGAATTTATTCGCATGTGTTTTTGGAAGTTCTTGAACAGGCAACTGAAATGAAACAATCATGGGGAATTTTAACGGGCATTAGACCGATGAAGTTATATCATAAGTATCGTCGAGAAGGACTTGATTCGGAAGAAGCGGTTGAAAAAATCATGAAAAACTATCGGGTTTCTCGTGAAAAAGGAGAACTGTTAGCTAAAATTGCAGCGATCCAACTTCGTTCAGTTCCTGATTTATATGATCTAAAAGATGAAGTGAGCATTTATATCGGGATTCCTTTCTGTCCGACAAAATGTGCTTATTGCACGTTTCCTGCTTATGCGATTCGCCGAAAAAGCGGTCGCGTCGAATCGTTTTTGGATGGTCTGCACGAAGAAATTCGTGAAATGGGAAGATGGCTTACAGAAAAAGATATGAAAATCACGACGATTTATTTCGGCGGTGGAACGCCAACGTCTATCGAAGCGGAAGAGATGGATGAACTGTACAAGACGATGTACGAATCATTTCCGAATATGGAAGCCGTTAGAGAAATTACAGTAGAAGCGGGGCGCCCGGATACCATTACACCTGCGAAAATAGATGTGTTGAAAAAATGGGGCATTGATCGGATAAGTGTTAATCCACAGTCTTATACGGATGAAACGTTGAAGGCAATTGGTCGCCACCACACTGTTCAAGAGACAGTGGATAAGTTTTGGTTGTCGCGGAATATGGGCATGAAGAATATTAATATGGACCTGATTATTGGCTTGCCGAATGAAGGCATGGCGGAGTTTGAACACTCGCTTGCGGAAACAGAAAAAATGCAACCTGAATCATTAACCATCCATACATTATCTTTCAAACGGGCATCTGAAATGTCGCAAAATCGAAATAAATATAAAGTGGCCGATCGGAAAACGGTCGAACAAATGATGAAGCTCGGGGAAGAATGGAACGAGAAAAACGGCTATGATCCTTATTATTTATATCGTCAAAAAAATATTTTAGGTAATTTAGAAAACGTTGGCTATGCAAAACCAGGGGAAGAAAGCATTTACAATATCGTCATTATGGAAGAAGTACAAACGATTATTGGCGTTGGATGCGGGGCTTCAAGCAAGTTTATCGACCGTAACACTGGGCGAATTAAACAATTTTATAACCCGAAAGATCCAGCGGCGTATATATTGACGTACGAAGAATCAATTGAGAAAAAACTGGCGTTTCTTGACGGGATTTTTCCCGAAACTGTCAAAAAATAA
- a CDS encoding ABC transporter ATP-binding protein: MGTGKRLLHYALEYKKLLIAGIVLLGFAVTADLMGPMIAKKIIDEHIAGAVDGGIDFAPIAKLLAIFFGLAVVTAILRYFQYLLLQNAANRVIQKMRNDLYEHIQTLPIRYFDNLPAGKVVARITNDTEAIRNLYVTVLSQFAISGMYITGIFVALFYLDPKMGAITLFVLPILYIWMKAYRKFASKVNHIIRNKVSDMNAMINESINGMTIIQAFRREKQMGEEFKELNDEHFHYQNKLLKVEAATSYNLVDVIRSLTFVIFIWYFGGASLSAESVITVGMLYAFVDYITRLFNPITGIVNQFAQLEHSLVAAERVFRLLDREGEPVSDKKVARYRGNVRFEKVWFAYNEEEYVLKDISFEAKQGETVALVGHTGSGKSSIMNLLFRFYDVSKGTITIDGMNIGEMPRQTVRDYMGIVLQDPYLFSGTVESNISLGDSRITRDKVQQSLDAVGGDRLLKHLPNGIDEEVVEKGSTLSSGQRQLISFARALAFDPAILILDEATSNIDTETEEIIQHAMDVLKKGRTTFIIAHRLSTIKNADRILVLDHGEIIESGTHDELLTLDGQYAQMYKLQAGTTNRVG; encoded by the coding sequence ATGGGTACCGGTAAACGATTATTACATTACGCACTTGAATATAAAAAGTTGCTGATCGCAGGAATAGTCCTACTAGGATTTGCCGTAACAGCGGATTTAATGGGGCCGATGATTGCGAAGAAGATTATTGATGAACATATCGCAGGCGCAGTAGACGGGGGCATTGATTTTGCCCCGATAGCCAAATTATTAGCGATCTTTTTTGGTCTTGCTGTTGTGACGGCGATACTTAGATATTTCCAATATTTATTATTACAGAATGCCGCCAATCGCGTCATTCAGAAAATGCGAAATGACTTATATGAGCATATCCAAACATTGCCCATTCGTTATTTTGATAACTTGCCTGCCGGGAAAGTTGTAGCACGAATCACGAACGATACAGAAGCGATTCGAAATTTATATGTCACGGTGCTCTCACAATTTGCAATCAGCGGCATGTATATTACCGGAATCTTTGTGGCGTTATTTTATTTAGACCCAAAGATGGGCGCAATTACATTGTTCGTGTTGCCGATTCTTTATATTTGGATGAAGGCCTACCGGAAGTTTGCATCGAAAGTGAACCATATCATTCGAAACAAAGTAAGTGATATGAACGCGATGATCAATGAATCCATAAATGGGATGACCATTATTCAAGCATTTCGTCGGGAAAAACAAATGGGAGAAGAGTTTAAAGAACTCAATGATGAGCATTTCCACTACCAAAATAAATTATTGAAAGTGGAAGCAGCGACGTCATACAACTTAGTTGACGTCATCCGCTCCCTAACATTTGTTATTTTCATTTGGTATTTCGGGGGCGCGTCATTATCGGCGGAAAGTGTCATTACAGTCGGGATGCTTTATGCATTTGTAGATTATATTACAAGGCTTTTCAATCCGATAACAGGCATCGTCAACCAATTTGCGCAGCTAGAACATTCACTGGTAGCGGCTGAGCGTGTATTTCGTTTACTCGATCGTGAAGGGGAACCGGTTAGTGATAAGAAGGTTGCTAGATATCGTGGAAATGTTCGTTTTGAAAAAGTTTGGTTTGCTTATAATGAAGAAGAATATGTGTTGAAAGATATTTCATTCGAAGCGAAGCAAGGGGAAACCGTTGCATTAGTAGGTCACACCGGATCTGGAAAAAGTTCGATTATGAACTTGCTGTTTCGGTTTTACGATGTATCCAAAGGTACCATTACAATTGACGGGATGAACATCGGTGAGATGCCACGGCAAACTGTTCGTGATTATATGGGGATTGTTTTACAAGATCCGTATTTATTTAGCGGTACTGTGGAATCGAATATATCACTTGGGGATTCGCGGATTACCCGCGATAAGGTGCAACAATCACTGGATGCGGTTGGCGGCGACCGACTCTTGAAGCATCTGCCAAATGGGATTGATGAAGAGGTCGTTGAAAAAGGAAGTACGCTTTCTTCAGGACAACGCCAGCTCATTTCATTTGCACGGGCGCTTGCATTCGATCCAGCGATTCTGATTTTAGATGAAGCAACATCAAATATTGACACTGAAACTGAAGAGATTATTCAACACGCGATGGACGTTCTGAAAAAAGGTAGAACAACTTTCATCATCGCGCATCGACTTTCCACAATTAAAAACGCAGACCGGATATTAGTACTTGATCACGGGGAGATTATCGAAAGTGGAACGCATGATGAACTTCTAACATTGGACGGTCAGTATGCGCAAATGTATAAATTGCAGGCGGGAACGACAAATAGGGTTGGATAA
- a CDS encoding ABC transporter ATP-binding protein, whose protein sequence is MFSVLFKLKWFFKENQKRYTIALILLMITNVLVILPPWLIGEAIDAIYQQTLTVKLLAGFIGAMLLIMTVNYVCNFVWQFQLFGGAYVIERQLRGNLMGHFLKMTPTFYEKNKTGDLMARSTNDLRAISQTAGFGIMTLVDSTVYLFTLILTMGFLVSWKLTLAAVLPLPILAFIMQYLGKKIHERYMVAQKSFGDLNDNVLEAVAGVRVVRAFVQERSSEKNFADMTEDVFKKNMHVEKIDAMFMPISKILTGLTYMIGLGYGAYLVSEGVMTLGKLVTFNVYLSMIVWPMFAIGELINVMQRGNASLDRVTETLDYEEDVKDPASPAAVSNPESIGFRDVVFTYPTSGTVNLDNIQLQLDRGNTLGIVGKTGSGKTTFVKQLLREYPAGSGEIAFSGVSLQSLTKNQVRDWIGYVPQDHVLFSRSVRENILFGRPDATEEDISETIRLSYFEKDLEMLPDGLDTLVGEKGIALSGGQKQRISIARALVKNPEILILDDSLSAVDAKTEAKIIENIQAERKGKTTIITTHRLSAIQHANWIIVLDDGRIVEEGTHEELLEYDGWYKEQFDRQQIGEVG, encoded by the coding sequence ATGTTTTCAGTTTTATTTAAATTAAAATGGTTTTTTAAAGAAAATCAGAAAAGGTACACGATTGCACTCATCTTGTTGATGATTACGAATGTACTTGTCATTCTTCCGCCTTGGCTTATCGGGGAAGCAATCGATGCAATTTATCAGCAAACATTGACTGTGAAACTGTTGGCTGGATTTATCGGCGCAATGCTTTTGATCATGACTGTAAATTACGTATGCAACTTCGTATGGCAATTTCAGTTATTTGGCGGTGCTTATGTGATTGAACGCCAACTTCGCGGAAATTTGATGGGTCATTTCTTGAAAATGACGCCGACATTTTATGAGAAGAACAAAACCGGTGATTTAATGGCGAGGTCGACGAATGATCTTCGAGCAATTTCTCAAACGGCTGGCTTTGGGATTATGACGCTCGTTGATTCGACTGTCTACTTATTTACGTTGATTTTGACGATGGGTTTTCTCGTCTCATGGAAGTTAACGCTTGCTGCGGTACTTCCACTCCCGATATTGGCATTTATCATGCAGTATCTAGGGAAGAAAATTCATGAAAGATATATGGTCGCCCAAAAGTCATTTGGTGATTTAAACGATAATGTATTGGAAGCGGTAGCAGGTGTCCGAGTTGTTCGAGCATTTGTCCAAGAACGATCGAGCGAAAAGAATTTTGCGGATATGACGGAAGATGTTTTTAAAAAGAACATGCATGTTGAAAAAATAGATGCGATGTTTATGCCGATTTCCAAAATATTAACAGGCCTTACTTATATGATTGGGCTTGGATACGGTGCATATCTTGTTTCGGAAGGGGTTATGACACTCGGGAAACTTGTAACGTTTAACGTTTATCTGTCAATGATTGTCTGGCCGATGTTCGCAATCGGCGAATTAATCAACGTTATGCAACGCGGGAATGCGTCGCTAGACCGAGTGACCGAAACGCTTGATTATGAGGAAGATGTTAAAGATCCAGCATCACCGGCCGCTGTTTCTAATCCGGAAAGCATTGGATTCCGCGATGTTGTCTTTACGTATCCAACATCTGGGACCGTTAACTTGGATAATATTCAGTTGCAATTAGACAGAGGAAATACGCTTGGGATTGTTGGAAAGACCGGAAGCGGGAAGACAACGTTTGTTAAGCAACTGCTGAGAGAATACCCTGCTGGTTCTGGGGAAATTGCTTTTTCAGGGGTAAGTTTACAGTCACTGACCAAAAATCAAGTGAGAGATTGGATTGGATATGTTCCGCAAGATCACGTACTTTTTTCAAGGTCGGTTCGTGAAAATATCTTGTTTGGACGACCGGATGCAACAGAAGAGGATATTTCCGAAACGATTCGTCTATCGTATTTTGAAAAAGATTTAGAAATGCTTCCTGACGGGTTGGATACACTTGTCGGGGAAAAAGGGATTGCTTTATCTGGAGGACAGAAACAACGAATTTCAATCGCCCGTGCACTCGTGAAGAATCCGGAAATCTTAATATTGGATGATTCGCTTTCAGCGGTTGATGCTAAAACAGAAGCAAAAATCATTGAGAATATTCAAGCGGAACGGAAAGGGAAAACAACGATTATTACGACGCATCGTTTATCGGCAATACAACATGCAAATTGGATTATCGTGCTTGATGATGGGCGTATTGTAGAAGAAGGAACGCATGAAGAGTTACTAGAATATGACGGCTGGTACAAAGAACAATTCGACCGCCAACAAATCGGGGAGGTGGGCTAA
- a CDS encoding MFS transporter yields the protein MWKWFADWKKKVSAFNRNVKLFMLANVLISIGMGVFMVMYNLYIKELGMPETINGKVISMTALASAIMLIPAGFLSDRFGRKWMIIGGALFGAITLFYRSMTVVETPIVYAAFLTGIFMAFVQVSGVPFLAENTKPKERVHMFSMHFALMTVANVIGSLFGGVLSDVLQVTLSLGAVESIRWALLIGAITFTIGLIPLFKLQNKNPEPIVVKEVLEEKPEIDDSLKRNLILIFHFSFASLLIGLGSGLVIPYLNLYFSNRFDASNSFIGLILSLGSGMTAVAMLIGPVLVKKVGKVRALILFQIVSIPFLILTAYTTSLLLASIGFLVRQALMNAGNPIQSAVAMEIVSDKYKGLANSINQTVFQLGWATMGPIAAGLVISFGSYWGYTYAFSITGVLYVISSTYYYFIFGRRKLSEE from the coding sequence ATGTGGAAGTGGTTTGCGGATTGGAAGAAGAAAGTTTCTGCATTTAATAGAAACGTTAAATTGTTCATGCTTGCAAATGTACTCATTTCGATTGGAATGGGTGTTTTTATGGTTATGTATAATCTCTATATCAAAGAGCTTGGCATGCCGGAAACGATAAACGGTAAAGTAATCTCGATGACGGCGCTGGCATCTGCGATCATGCTTATTCCTGCTGGATTTTTAAGCGATAGATTCGGGCGGAAATGGATGATAATCGGCGGGGCATTATTTGGCGCGATTACGTTGTTTTATCGTAGTATGACAGTTGTAGAAACGCCGATTGTTTATGCTGCCTTTTTAACAGGTATTTTTATGGCATTCGTTCAAGTTTCTGGTGTTCCGTTTCTTGCAGAGAACACAAAACCTAAAGAACGTGTTCATATGTTTAGTATGCATTTTGCTTTAATGACAGTTGCGAATGTCATTGGAAGTTTATTTGGCGGAGTATTATCGGATGTTCTTCAAGTCACATTATCGCTCGGCGCAGTGGAATCAATCCGTTGGGCTTTACTAATCGGTGCGATCACTTTCACGATTGGGCTTATCCCGCTATTCAAACTGCAAAATAAGAATCCAGAGCCTATTGTTGTAAAAGAAGTCCTTGAGGAAAAACCTGAGATTGACGATAGTTTAAAAAGAAACCTCATTCTCATTTTCCATTTCTCGTTTGCAAGTCTGCTCATTGGACTCGGATCGGGATTAGTAATTCCATATTTGAACTTGTACTTCTCGAATCGTTTCGATGCTTCCAATTCATTTATAGGCCTAATTTTGTCATTGGGATCTGGAATGACAGCGGTCGCTATGCTTATCGGGCCAGTATTAGTGAAGAAAGTCGGGAAAGTGAGAGCCTTAATATTATTCCAAATCGTATCCATCCCATTTTTGATATTGACAGCTTATACGACATCTCTCCTACTCGCTTCTATCGGGTTTTTGGTGCGGCAAGCGCTAATGAATGCGGGGAATCCGATTCAAAGCGCTGTGGCAATGGAAATCGTTTCAGACAAATATAAAGGGCTAGCCAATTCCATCAATCAAACCGTTTTCCAGCTAGGGTGGGCTACTATGGGACCGATTGCTGCGGGGCTCGTCATTTCATTTGGTTCTTATTGGGGCTATACATATGCGTTCAGTATAACCGGAGTCTTGTATGTAATTTCGTCAACGTATTATTATTTTATTTTTGGGAGAAGAAAGTTGTCGGAGGAATGA
- a CDS encoding DUF445 domain-containing protein → MKQLDFLWTLLFMALIGALIGGFTNHLAIKMLFRPHEAKYIGSWRVPFTPGLIPKRRDELARQFGKTVTNYLLTPETFKKKLLTPEMEEKAEKFLQQKLEEHVLHSDKTLNEWLEVAGATAVPEKIERKVVELVDDRLLLVRNKLTTGTVEDLLPEKWRLEAEERIPQITTYILKQSEQYFESDEGKAMFRKLIDDFLASKGTLGSMVNMFFGESESLVGKVQREALKFIAAPGTYNLVNTIILNEWEKLQKRPANELLAGFDWDGLFGSIKGYVKKELAIESRLDKTLQDYWPDGANWTASHITPTLIQFAFGQVDKQLEKSLRKLKIDDMVREQVDSFPVEVLEDLVLGISRREFKMITVLGAVLGGAIGIVQGLIVFATNLT, encoded by the coding sequence GTGAAGCAATTGGATTTTTTATGGACATTATTATTTATGGCATTAATCGGAGCGCTTATTGGGGGTTTTACAAACCATTTAGCGATTAAAATGCTATTTAGGCCGCATGAGGCAAAGTATATCGGCTCTTGGCGGGTACCTTTTACCCCTGGGCTAATTCCAAAGCGACGAGATGAGTTGGCAAGGCAATTTGGAAAAACGGTTACGAACTATCTTTTGACGCCTGAAACGTTTAAAAAGAAATTATTAACGCCGGAGATGGAAGAGAAGGCAGAGAAATTTCTTCAACAAAAACTAGAGGAACATGTTTTGCATTCGGACAAAACATTGAATGAGTGGTTGGAAGTTGCAGGTGCTACTGCTGTTCCAGAAAAAATCGAACGAAAAGTTGTCGAGTTAGTCGATGATCGCCTTTTGTTAGTTCGTAACAAACTGACAACAGGGACTGTAGAAGATTTGCTTCCAGAAAAATGGCGGTTGGAAGCGGAAGAACGAATTCCGCAAATAACGACCTATATTTTGAAACAATCGGAACAGTATTTCGAGTCTGATGAAGGAAAAGCAATGTTTCGTAAGTTGATCGATGATTTTCTTGCATCGAAAGGGACGCTCGGTAGTATGGTAAATATGTTTTTCGGAGAATCAGAATCACTTGTTGGGAAAGTTCAGCGTGAAGCGTTAAAATTCATTGCAGCGCCAGGCACTTACAATCTTGTGAATACAATTATTTTAAATGAATGGGAAAAACTCCAAAAACGTCCAGCGAACGAACTGCTTGCTGGTTTTGATTGGGACGGACTGTTTGGGTCGATTAAGGGCTATGTGAAAAAAGAATTGGCGATTGAATCCCGCCTGGATAAGACTTTACAGGATTATTGGCCTGATGGCGCAAATTGGACAGCTAGTCATATCACACCGACCTTAATTCAATTCGCTTTCGGGCAAGTCGATAAACAATTAGAAAAATCGCTTCGCAAATTGAAAATAGATGATATGGTTAGAGAGCAAGTCGATTCATTCCCGGTGGAAGTGTTGGAAGATCTTGTACTAGGCATTTCAAGACGTGAATTCAAAATGATCACAGTTCTAGGTGCAGTGTTAGGCGGGGCGATTGGTATTGTACAAGGTTTAATCGTATTTGCGACAAATCTTACTTAG
- a CDS encoding YlbF family regulator — translation MTVNIYDDLNRLEATFRKTTEFSEVQQAVAVVKADEDALALFKNFRKIQLDLQEKQMAGEEVEADELEYAQKTAQLAQSNEKIMAMLEAEMKLSGLIEEVNRVLMKPVQEIYESI, via the coding sequence ATGACTGTAAATATTTACGATGATTTAAACAGACTGGAAGCAACATTTAGAAAAACGACTGAGTTTTCAGAGGTTCAACAAGCGGTTGCGGTAGTTAAAGCGGATGAAGATGCATTGGCGTTGTTCAAAAACTTCCGTAAAATCCAGCTTGACCTGCAGGAAAAACAAATGGCTGGAGAAGAAGTAGAAGCTGATGAACTGGAGTACGCGCAGAAAACAGCACAGCTCGCTCAGTCAAACGAAAAAATTATGGCGATGCTGGAAGCGGAAATGAAGTTAAGCGGGTTAATCGAAGAGGTTAATCGTGTGTTAATGAAACCTGTCCAAGAAATATATGAATCAATCTAA
- a CDS encoding hemolysin family protein: MEIAIRLTAFAVLIALTAFFVASEFAIVKIRTTRINQLVAEGHPKAMNAKRVISNLDEYLSACQLGITITALGLGMLGEPTVKLMLSPVFAYFDTTSSVASILSFIIAFTFVTFLHVVVGELAPKTIAIQKAEEIALLFAKPLILFFHIMYPVIKGMNGSARFILKLLGFKSISDSDVAHTEDELRLILSDSLKGGEINQAEYKYVNKIFEFDDRVAKEIMAPRTEMMTIDKEMTLSQVFDMSGVEQYTRYPVTDGDKDHIIGLINMKNLLTEYIKDPTVGNQPVVNHMQPIISVIETIPIGDLLLKIQRERIHMAVLMDEYGGTSGLVTIEDILEEIVGDIRDEFDTDEVPEVQKVGENHYIFDAKLLIEEVNGILGISIDEEDIDTIGGWFMTERFEAMKGEKIIEQGFEFMIKDMDGHHILYLEVLKHEEEEAEDSVELSAES, translated from the coding sequence TTGGAAATTGCCATACGATTGACAGCATTTGCTGTCTTGATCGCCCTCACCGCATTTTTCGTTGCGAGTGAATTTGCAATTGTGAAGATAAGGACAACACGAATAAACCAGCTCGTTGCCGAAGGTCACCCGAAAGCAATGAATGCTAAAAGAGTAATCAGTAATTTGGATGAATATTTATCCGCGTGTCAATTAGGGATAACGATAACTGCTCTCGGTCTCGGGATGCTCGGCGAACCGACCGTGAAATTAATGCTGAGTCCAGTCTTCGCCTATTTTGACACAACGTCAAGTGTAGCAAGCATCCTTTCTTTCATCATCGCCTTTACATTCGTAACATTTTTGCATGTTGTTGTTGGTGAATTGGCTCCCAAAACGATTGCGATTCAAAAAGCGGAGGAAATAGCGCTATTATTCGCTAAACCGCTCATATTGTTTTTTCATATAATGTATCCAGTTATTAAAGGAATGAACGGCTCTGCTCGTTTTATTCTAAAGTTATTAGGCTTCAAATCGATTTCCGATTCAGACGTTGCCCATACGGAAGACGAATTACGATTGATTTTATCCGATAGTTTAAAAGGCGGAGAGATCAATCAAGCGGAATATAAATATGTAAATAAAATATTTGAATTCGATGATCGTGTAGCCAAAGAAATTATGGCCCCACGAACAGAAATGATGACCATTGATAAAGAAATGACCTTGAGTCAAGTATTTGATATGTCGGGCGTTGAACAATATACGCGTTATCCAGTGACAGATGGTGATAAAGACCATATTATCGGCCTTATAAATATGAAAAATTTATTAACCGAATATATTAAAGATCCTACAGTAGGCAATCAACCTGTAGTCAATCATATGCAACCTATTATTAGCGTCATTGAAACGATTCCGATTGGCGACTTGCTGCTGAAAATTCAACGTGAACGAATCCATATGGCTGTTCTTATGGACGAATACGGCGGAACATCGGGGCTAGTCACGATTGAAGATATCTTGGAAGAAATCGTCGGGGATATCCGTGATGAGTTCGATACAGATGAAGTTCCTGAAGTTCAAAAAGTCGGAGAAAACCATTATATATTTGATGCAAAGTTACTTATTGAAGAGGTAAATGGAATTCTTGGTATTTCAATTGATGAAGAAGATATTGATACAATCGGCGGTTGGTTCATGACTGAACGCTTCGAAGCCATGAAAGGTGAAAAAATTATTGAACAAGGCTTTGAATTTATGATTAAAGATATGGATGGACATCACATACTGTATTTAGAAGTTTTGAAACACGAAGAGGAAGAAGCCGAAGATAGCGTTGAATTGTCGGCAGAATCCTAA
- a CDS encoding cation diffusion facilitator family transporter, whose protein sequence is MELYSNLKEGEKGAWLSIWTYLALSAVKLIIGYIGSSEALKADGLNNTTDIIASIAILVGLRIAQKPPDADHQYGHMRAETVASLVAAFIMAFVGFQILLSAGKSIINPVKASPSMLTAVVAILSALVMFLVYRYNLNLSKRIKSEAVRAAAYDNRSDALVSVGTAVGILGAVIGFPIIDSITAFIIGLLVIYTAWKIFYPSVHTLTDGFDEDDVESLSEIVLRVEGVVKLKEFKGRMHGNLMFIDLTITVNPILNVIQSHRITEEIERKIGAKKPHSVILVHIEPDLTN, encoded by the coding sequence ATGGAACTCTATTCTAATTTGAAAGAAGGCGAAAAAGGGGCTTGGCTTAGTATTTGGACATACCTTGCACTAAGTGCCGTGAAACTTATTATTGGGTATATCGGATCTTCAGAAGCATTGAAAGCGGATGGGCTGAATAATACAACAGATATTATCGCGTCTATCGCAATTTTAGTTGGTTTACGGATCGCCCAAAAACCACCAGATGCGGATCACCAATATGGTCATATGCGGGCAGAAACGGTTGCGTCTCTTGTCGCCGCCTTCATCATGGCCTTCGTTGGTTTTCAAATATTACTTAGCGCAGGAAAATCAATCATCAATCCGGTAAAAGCATCACCTTCAATGCTGACTGCGGTTGTTGCAATCTTAAGTGCACTCGTGATGTTTTTGGTTTATCGATATAATTTAAACCTTTCAAAACGAATCAAAAGTGAAGCTGTTCGTGCTGCAGCATATGATAATCGTTCAGATGCCCTTGTCAGTGTTGGAACTGCCGTCGGGATTCTCGGAGCTGTGATCGGATTCCCGATTATCGACTCAATAACGGCTTTCATCATCGGTCTTTTAGTTATATACACGGCATGGAAAATCTTCTATCCAAGCGTCCATACGCTGACAGATGGTTTTGACGAAGATGATGTTGAATCACTCTCCGAAATCGTTCTTCGGGTCGAAGGTGTTGTCAAACTGAAAGAATTCAAAGGTCGCATGCACGGTAATTTAATGTTTATTGACCTGACGATAACGGTGAATCCAATACTCAACGTCATTCAAAGCCACCGGATCACTGAAGAAATTGAACGGAAAATCGGCGCTAAGAAACCACATTCCGTAATCCTAGTCCATATTGAACCTGATTTGACGAATTGA
- a CDS encoding ferritin-like domain-containing protein, whose translation MFIDKLKQSIEDEFKDYHFYKSMYKLTDDPLWKDFIKHAYEDEKSHYEMFQQLYYMLTGRFVQNPKKRLPCYNLKECAKQALLDELEAVETYKLMLLSIPIQQAYNPIFIAMNDEMEHAIRFSTMYNAL comes from the coding sequence TTGTTTATTGATAAATTGAAGCAGTCCATTGAGGACGAATTCAAAGATTACCACTTTTATAAATCGATGTATAAATTGACAGATGATCCATTGTGGAAAGATTTCATCAAGCATGCGTATGAAGATGAAAAAAGTCATTATGAAATGTTTCAACAACTCTATTATATGCTTACGGGGAGGTTTGTACAAAACCCGAAGAAAAGATTGCCTTGTTATAATTTGAAAGAGTGTGCAAAACAAGCGCTTCTTGATGAATTAGAAGCTGTGGAAACTTATAAGTTGATGCTGTTATCGATTCCAATTCAACAAGCGTATAATCCAATATTCATTGCCATGAATGATGAAATGGAGCATGCCATTCGATTTTCAACGATGTATAATGCTTTGTAA